In Syntrophobacterales bacterium, the sequence GAAGAAAAGATCGTAGGGGTCAGGTTGGAGGGGTTAAAGAACCAGGGAAAGAGCGCCCCACTGACAGATGGAAAAAGGGAAGAGTCAAAGAAGCATTAGACAGACTCTTCATGGGTGAGAAGGGGACTGTGGAGCATGACAAACTTTACCGAAGGGTCCATGACTCATACGGATCAGAGAAGTTCGTTCGAAATGTTCAGAGATATTTCGAGAAATACGGAGCGCCTGATGACGCCCCTACACTCATATTGGTTCTCGACACAAAAGATGAGGACATTACGGCAAAGGTTTTTGAGAAGCTAAGAGCAGTATTTCCGAAGCTATCTAACCGGCACAAAGAAGATATTATAAGAAAACTTTCAATCATGGCGCTTACCGATAAGCCGAAACAGACCCGAATAAGAACCGATGACCTGATTGAGGAACTGAAGCTGTCCATATAGATGGCGAGAAATACCAACTCTCTCTTCGTGTATATATTCATGCTAATGTGGGGGGACTCTGGGGAAGAGGCGGTTCCCCAGTCTCTCTGCCACCAGTTTTCAGCAACAAAACGCCGCATAGGTCTACCCCCTTCCGCTGTAAAAAACATCCGGGAAGTTATTTTAATCTTTACTGGTCTAATTCCCCGCCCCTTGGGGGCGCTTCCTAATAGTTAGTCGTAAACCCCGGGATACCCCGCCGCTTGCGGCGGGGAGATTCATTTCAAAGACTCCTTCTTCAAAAATCGAATACCTGCCGAGGTAGACCCGTTATTCAGAGACTGCTATTTTAGCGGGTGTTTTTCCGCCGTTCGTACCTATTTCTTGATGCTATAAAATACGTCGGCTCCGCCGAACACCGCTATATTGCCCAATTCGTTTTCGATCCGCATTAACTGGTTGTATTTCGCAATTCTCTCACTTCTGGAGGCTGAGCCGGTTTTTATCTGCCCCACATTTGTCGCTACGGCCAGGTCGGCGATAAAGGTGTCTTCTGTTTCTCCGGAGCGGTGCGATATTACGCATGTATAGCCCGCCTTCTTTGCCATCTCAATCGTGGTCAGGGTTTCGGTGACCGTCCCGATTTGATTGAGTTTGATCAATATGCTGTTTGCGATCCCTTTCTGTATTCCTTTAGCGAATATCCCTGGATTGGTCACGAAGATGTCATCACCTACTATTTGTATCTTGGAGGAGCATTTGTCGGTAAATTTTTTCCAGCCCTTCCAGTCGTTCTGGGCTAGTCCGTCCTCTATGGAAATAATGGGATAGTTGCTCACAAGAGACTCATAAAAATCAATTAGCTTGTCGCTTGTCCACGTATTACCGTCAATCGCATACTTCCCTTTTTTATAAAGCTCGCTCGCAGCCACATCTAGGGCTAGCATTATGTCCTTGCCTGCCTTGAATCCGGCTTTTTGGATAGCGGTAAGGAGCATATCAAGCGCTTCCCTGGTGGAGCCTATCTGAGGCGCAAAGCCACCTTCGTCACCCACTCCCGTGGCATATCCTTTGCCTTTCAGCACATCCTTCAGCGTATGGAATACTTCCACGCCCATGCGTATCGCCTCACTGAAGTTTTCCGCACCGGTGGGGACGATCATGAATTCCTGGACGTCAAGGGAATTTTGGGCATGGGCGCCGCCATTAATCACATTCATCATGGGAACCGGAAGTTCTCGGGCCATGATTCCGCCAATGTATTGATATAGAGGAAGGTCCATGAACTCGGAGGCTGCGCGGGCTACCGCCATTGATACTCCGAGGATAGCGTTTGCCCCGAGACTGCTCTTATTCTCCGTCCCGTCCAGATCCATCATAAGATTGTCGATGTAGGCTTGGTTTATTGCGTCAAGGCCGAGTATCTTTGGCGCGATAATATCATTCACGTTCGCGACTGCGTTTAGAACTCCTTTCCCTTTATATCTTGCTGGGTCCCCGTCCCTCAATTCAAGGGCTTCACTTTCTCCCGTGGAGGCCCCTGATGGGACAATCGCCCTGCCCATATAGCCGCTCTCCAAAACTACCTCAACTTCGACTGTGGGATTTCCCCTGCTGTCGAGTACTTCCCGCGCAAATAGATCATATATGGCCGACATGATACCTCCTTTTGGTGAGAGATGCAGGGATGGAGTCCGAACAGAGGCCGGACAAGCGAAAGCCCCTCCAACCCTTTGTCTAATTTATCTTGAGAATACCACAGGAAAAAATAGCGGTCAAATACTTTATTGTTCTGTTCCTCCGCCTTGACACGGTGAATCATTTGCAGTTAAAACATGAGATGCAAATTTATGGGAAGGTGAAGATGAGGAATATCTGCATTATTGCCCTCATATCCCTATGGGCCTTTGTTGCAGCGGTTCAGGGTATTTGCGAGGATAATCGACAGACGATAACCGGGAAGGGTGATCCGGACGCTGTCGCGGGAAACAAGCGTCGGCAAGAAAGAACAGCGAAAAGCAGAGACGGCGGTTTTGCGGGGATGGTGATGGGAGTCAATCAGGCCGGCAAGACCATTTCCGTTAAAGGGAAAAGCAGGACAGTGACATTTGATGTATCAAACTCTGCAATAAAGGGCGGTTGGAAACCGGAGGATTTCAAGGTGGGCAGCTACGTCATAGTATCATATACTGCTGACGGCATAGCGATTAGAAGGACTTCGAAAAAAGATGCAAAGTCGGAAGGTGCCAGGGAAACATCGGTTAGAGCCGGAAGAGGTGGTCAAACGAGAGAGAGGGTGAAAGCGAAAGGAACCTCGTTTCAGGATATGGACGAGAACAAGGATGGAAAAATAACGCCGGTGGAACTTAGCGTGGCCATAGGAGGTCTTACGATGAAGCAGTTCAGGGAATATGATAAGAACGTCGACGGCTATCTCTCGGAGTCGGAGTACAGGGCTATACCGAGATAAGCTTGAGGCTTGAGCATATGATCTGCTACCCTTTCGATATTGTCGCGCTGTCGTCCGATCCTTCTTACGTGTCCTGCCTCTGCCATAATCTGGCGTTCCTCCCCCCACACACACATAATACGACAGAGGGGGAGTTGCCACTTCAATGTGAGGCTAAACACCCAGTGTTAATAGACTCTAAGGAGAAAAAGAAAATCCCGATGGACCTGGCGCCAGAGGCACTCCTCTGCTGAAAACCGTATTCGGAAAATAGCCGACAGGGCTGTGAGGCTGTGGCTTTCTGGCATACGCATGGTAGGCGAAATATTCAAGAACCTGGTTCAAATTCCGACCTGAAGAAATATTGAATGAAGTAGACGCATGAAGCTGGCTATGTTCAAAGAATTCAAGAAATTTGCAGTAAAAGAACAATGTAGTAGATATGACGGAGCATTACAATAGAGGTAGTCTTTGGCAAAATAGCCCCATCATTTGCCGCGTACATGCTTATGCTGTCCATGATTTGTCTGTCAGGGAAAAGGATTTCACCAACCTTTTTACGAATCTATCGGGGAAAATATGCGAAGCCTTGGTCGAGGCGAAAAAGGCGGGGTAGGGTCGCTATCCTTGCTGTACGTTCCGGTTTGCAAGGGGTATTTAACAAAGAGGTTTATTTGACCTTCACAGGCTCTTTGGCTATAATACAGATCATCATCACACTCAATGAATGTAAGGAGCACGCCATGTTGAAAAGATACCTCGTATGTTACCTGATTTTTGCGATGTTCATTATCGGCATTACGCCTAGGGCCTAGGGTGGAAGCCGCTTTCACTCCCTCGGGACCCATCGCGTTAACGCCTTCCGACAAGGCTGCTGATCTCGAAAAGATTCGCACTTTATTGGAAATGAAAGTGGTAGCGCAGAGACTTGAGGATCTGGGGTATAGCGCCGAGGAGATAAAGGAGAAGCTCTCGCAATTTACCGACGCCCAGTTGCACGCCATCGCACAGAAGATTGATGACCTGAAAGTGGGACAGGAGAACGCCATCATCCTTATTGCTGCGGTTCTTTTTATTGTTGTTCTCATCATTGTTTTGTATAACCTGTTGACAGGTCACAGAGTAACAGTTACCCGTTAGATGCGGTACGCACACAGGGGGCTGCCGGTCGAGACTCATTGTCTATCTCGGGGGCCTCAAGTACTTAAGATGAAACTCCAGCCTCTTATTCCCGGCGTGATCCTGATCTGTTTCCTTGCCGCGTGTGCCACGGTGGCGCTCAAAACAGGTCTTCCCGAAGAGACCGGACCATAAAGGGTGTGCCTTTCTTTAGGCAGGAAGAGCACCAGTGCGGCTCCGCCGCACTTGCCACAGTAGTCAATTATTGGTACAAACGGGGTAATACGGGCCGCCGCTTTCTGTTGCAGGAAGCTATCGCCAGCACATACAGTCCGTCGGCCAGAGGCGTTTTGGGCATAGATTTGGAAATATACGCGAAAAAACTCGGATTTGAAGGGGAGGGGCAGGCAAGCACCATCGACGATATCAGAAACTCCGTTGATGACGGGATACCTGTCATCATTCTGGTTGATTACGGCTTCTGGGTGTACCAACGCAACCATTTCATGGTCGTCACCGGCTACAGCCCAGATACTGTGATTGTAAACTCCGGACGATCGGAAAATGTGGTTATCTCAAACGAGGACCTTCGGAAAATATGGAGAAAAACAGGGTATTGGTCTCTTATCATAAAACCTTCGTCATAATCCTTTTTGTACTGCTTGTCTCATCGTGCAGTCTTCCGAGAATTATCGTATTGCGCGACCCTTTAACCCCTGAAGAGCATATAAATCTCGGGGTCGCATATGAGCGGAAGGGCGAATACGCCGCCGCCCTTGAGGAATATGAAGCGGCTTCAAAGACCATGCCTGTAGCGTCTTTCTATATGGCGAACATTTATTTTCATAAGGGTGAATACGGGAAAGCCGAAAAGTTGTATGAAAAGACGATAGCCCACACCCAAGACCCGAGAGCCTGTAATAATCTGGCGTGGCTGTACTATACTACGGGCAAGCATATGGAAAAGGCGGCGGAATTGGCTCGAAAGGCGGTTAGCTTGTCGCCAGGGTCGGATGATTTTCTCGACACTCTTTCCAGGGTCACGGAGAAACTTAACGAAGCGCCTACCAGGTGACTCCCGCACTCTCCGGGTGAAACGGCTTTTGTCGGGATGTCACGCCGATAGCGATTTTTTGTTAAAATGCGAGATATTAAGAGGGTAGCATACCGAGTGACGGACCCGTCGATTAAGACGCCCCTATGTCTATAAACCATGAGCTTTACCTTGCATTCATGGAGAGTCACGAGACTTGAGAGCAGAGGGCTGGCTGTGTGCAGCTGGTGGTGTGGAATTGGCGGATATCGCGCCTTTAGGCAGAGAGTGCTGACTGGCCACTCTCCGCCATCCCTCAGAAGACCGCAGAGCCTCTTAAGCAATCCCAAATAGAGTAGGTTTTCTCCCAGAATAAAGAACCCCTGGCTCTACGGGTTCTTTATTTGATGGAAATTACATCTCGTCTAGGTTCGTGAAAAGACTTAATTTTGCGGTGATTGTACGAGAATAAAGCATCTTCGGTGTGACCTTGCTGCAGTTTATGACCCGCCCTATGTGACAAGCAAAGGTGTTCACCGGATGCGACCCGTGTTCCGTTTGTTTTGAGAACGGGCCCCCTATGATTCTCCCTGGCGCTGCTAACCGGAACATAAGAGGGCCGAGATCGCTGCTGTTAATGGATCTGTTGCCTGGGATTGTGAGAGAATGAACGTTCCCGCGTTAAATCAGGATATCAATGGGTTGCAAATATGGGGCGGGTCGCGTCACACCGCTTAACCGCCCCTATATTGGAACTACTTTGAGAGGTCGCCAATAGGCAGTACGGTCCTGCCATGCACCTCATTGAGGACTTCAGCCATTGCAAGATAAAAGGCGGAAAAACCGCAGATTATACCTTCCCAACCTGCGATGGTCCCTATGGTGGCGCTTCCGGTCCAATCTCTGGCGGCAAGGAGAAAAAATAGTACAAACAGACTCAGAAAGACGAACTGAATGACCCTGTTTTTGCCGAAGGTACCGAACCACATAAAGAAAGTAAAAAGTCCCCACATGAAAAGATACCATCCAATAAATGCCTCTGAGTTGCCGGGAAGGCCCTTAAAGACGAGGATAAAAACCAGGGTGAGCCAGAAGAGCCCGTATGATGTAAAAGCCGTGGTGCCGAACGTGTTACCTTTCTTGTATTCCAGGATACCCGCGATAATCTGTGCAAGACCTCCATAGAATATTCCCATGGCTAAAATCATGGAGCCGATTGGAAAAAAACCGGCGTTGTGAATGTTGAGCAGAATGGTGGTCATTCCGAATCCGGCAAGACCGAGAGGTGCGGGGTTTGAAAGCTTTTCTTCCATTACATTATACCTCCTTAAATTAAATAATCTCACCCCCGCTCTTCCGCAGGGCCCGCATTAGGTGTGTCTTTATCCACCTTGGGCCCTCCGTAGAAACATGACTCTCCATGCAAAGGGTTTCAGTTTTTTAAATCATGTTTGCTTTTTTTGCCGAAGGTGATATATTAAATTATATCATATGGACTCTTCATAGTACAGAAATAAATATGTCAATGATAACTGGGGGATACCGGTTGTCTCTGCTGTCCCCCAGTTACGTCCGCGATTCACGTTGATCTCTAGCAGCTGCAGGATCCACAGGTGTTCTTTTCGGTAAGTTTTGACGTGATCTTGAATCCGCCGCCCGTGTCGGTAACGACAAAATCAATTCCTACCGGACTTACTTCATCGAACAACTCCTTGTTTATCAGAAACATGATCCCTTCTTCATTGAAAATTTCGTCGCCTTCTTTAGGCCCATCCAGGGCCATACTCAACGAGGGACCAGATCACCCGCCTTCCGCCATCATAATCCTAATAGTGCTATCAAGGTTTTTCTCCTTGAGGAAAGCCTTGATCATTTCACCGGCTTTTTCGGTTACCTGAAACATGTCGTGCTCCTTCTCGTGGATTTGTCACCCCTTTTCTTTGGCGACAGTATTTATATAATATTCATTAATTGGATTTTGTCAACCATGCGGACGAGATTGTAGTGTTCACAACCCCCGCTCCTTCATTTCTTATCGCCATGGTCATGCTCCATACGTCTGTTCTTGGTTGCTTAAGACGCCGCTTAGAGCGCTTGATTTTGGCTGCCGTGGTTGGCGTTCCAAACCGTGTGGAACAGATGCATTGAATCACTTTTTCTGATTTTTTGCTTCAATTTTTATTTCAATAAATTTTCAAAAAATGATAGAATTATGCCAGTTTCAAAAGGTGAAGAATATCAACAGGAGGAGCACAAGACTAAAGGCGTCCGTAGATCATGAGCACGGGATACGTTCAGTTGACCTGTTTGTTGACCATACGACCGAGAACCGTGATATAAGTATTGTAAACGGTAACGGGCCGGTCAGTATGGATGATCACCTGAAACTAATCCTTACGCCCTTTTCCTGCCCCAACTGTCAGTCCCAGCGTGTGACCAGCGATTGCGGATGGAGTTTAAAACAATGGGTTCTCAAGTTCACGGGAAGGAAGATTTTCCTGTGTGGAGACTGCGGGAGCATACAAATGATAAAAGTCCACAGATGTGAGTGGGAGGTTATCGGGACCACGATCGCCATTACCCTCGCTCTTCTTGCGCTGTCTATTCACTGGACTTTCCGGTAATAGTGTAACCTCAAAAATATCAGACGCAGTCCAGCGGAGTGGTAGACAGGCTCTTTACGCCATCTTACGAGGTGACGTTAATGGAAGACGCCTTTGGTCGGTCTTTTACCAATGTTATTTCCGGAGCATATGACAGCGACTCAAGGGAGATAGAAATGATCTCTCCCAACCGATGCAAGACTCAAGATAGGCAGGCGTTAAGGCATTACCGTTAGTGTTGGAAGCGGAGCGATACCTGGTTGCAAAATTTCCATCGTCTTATTGTAAAGTATGAATTTCATGCAGAAAATTTCTTGGCAATGGTACAACTAGGCTTGGGTGCATCATTGCCTTGCTTGGGTATTTATGAGGTGGCGTGTATAGTCGTTTGTTTCCAACAAACTTACAACTGGACTCTCACTTGACCAGGGAGTTCCCATGTCATTTCTTTTCTATTTCTTCGCCCTGTCATAAACGATGTTGGTTTTATCCAAATTGGTTCTGAAACCTTCAAGCTGGTCCACTCAGAGCGAAGGCTCAATCGTGGGATCGTATGTCCCGGAATAGTGAACAATCTTCCGGACTCTTTGGAGCGACAAGACCTGTCGATTTTTTTTCTGAGCCCCAGTGTCATAAGGGTAGCGGTTTGGCATCAGGGAGGCCCGGCAACGAGAAAGAAAATCTAGTCGATTATGCTGACCTGCTCACTTTTGAAGAACTGTCTTACGGCCTGACTGTCGTTGTGAAGAAAATCTCAGAACTGGAATAGTCTATCGAGCAACCGCTCAATCAAACAAATGGAGACTCTCCACCTCAAAACCATGCCAGAGGACAAATTTTGCCGGGAATAGAATATCTTTACCAAGAGGACACAAGGGTGAACCATGATCAGGACAAACATCTAACTGTAGAGCCACGCTCCAAACAATGCTACCATCTTTTTTATCTCGCCGATTTTTAACCGTATTTGCAGATATGAAATATGATGGAGTGGGCTCCGATCAATACACTCAGAGCCCGCTAGTCCGCTTATCAGCTTTAGATTTTCACGACATTTGCTGCGTGCGGGCCTTTAGGACCGTCTACCACATCGAAACTGACAGACTGGCCTTCAGACAGAGATTTGAAACCGTTGCCTTGGATAGCGGAGTAGTGAACAAATACGTCGCCACCTTCCTCATTGGTGATGAATCCGAAACCTTTAGATTCATTGAACCACTTAACAGTCCCTTTTGCCATATAATATACCCTCCTTTAAAAAATTGAAAAGTTGAAGATAACGGAACTGTCATGAACAGACTACAAAGCGTCTATCTTTGCAGTTCATAATAATCAAACTTCCGAAACCCCATTTTTATTGTGGCACAGAATGCATGAAAGGTCAATATTTATTGAAAACCGGTAGCGTCTCATTTTAAAAATCCTGATTCGGAGCCCTGTTTGGACAAATCCCGGGAAAAACCGCAATGTACTATAACTCACCCATACCCCACAAGCCTTTATTGCCCGCTGACAGGAAATTCTCCCCCTCTAATACGCCAAGGCACAGTCGTTTTTTGGTAATCTATACGAACTGCTGGATACGCTGCCACTATCACTTAGTCATGGGAACAGATATGTCTTTTCAACAAGGACTTTCTGCCAGGCGGCTTTAGCCGCTTTCATATTCTGCTGTGAAACTGGTAACATTGGATAACCGTCCCAATGTTGCATGATATCTCCCTCATCATTGGTTTCTTCGTGATAAACGAACCCAGTTAGCGCAGCATAACAAACTCATCCAGGCGGAATGGGTTTATCTCTGAAAACCGAATTAGAGGGCGAAGAATCATAAAAACAATCGACGAGTTCAGCTAATACGCTTTCTGGCAGATTGCTTTTTTGTGCGCCAGGCGATTGTGCAAGTACGACATCTATGAGTTCTTGCCATTTCGAGTAGTCGTGGGTATTTGACTTGTAACTCCAATCAAAATGTCCATCGACTGCAGCAAGCACTTGCTTGAGCGTGGAGGATTGATTGCTGAACCCTCCGCAGACACACAAGCAGCAAACATGAAAAACAATACCCCACAGAGCAGGAAT encodes:
- a CDS encoding PA2779 family protein — encoded protein: MEAAFTPSGPIALTPSDKAADLEKIRTLLEMKVVAQRLEDLGYSAEEIKEKLSQFTDAQLHAIAQKIDDLKVGQENAIILIAAVLFIVVLIIVLYNLLTGHRVTVTR
- a CDS encoding C39 family peptidase, with amino-acid sequence MPFFRQEEHQCGSAALATVVNYWYKRGNTGRRFLLQEAIASTYSPSARGVLGIDLEIYAKKLGFEGEGQASTIDDIRNSVDDGIPVIILVDYGFWVYQRNHFMVVTGYSPDTVIVNSGRSENVVISNEDLRKIWRKTGYWSLIIKPSS
- a CDS encoding acetate uptake transporter; amino-acid sequence: MEEKLSNPAPLGLAGFGMTTILLNIHNAGFFPIGSMILAMGIFYGGLAQIIAGILEYKKGNTFGTTAFTSYGLFWLTLVFILVFKGLPGNSEAFIGWYLFMWGLFTFFMWFGTFGKNRVIQFVFLSLFVLFFLLAARDWTGSATIGTIAGWEGIICGFSAFYLAMAEVLNEVHGRTVLPIGDLSK
- a CDS encoding tetratricopeptide repeat protein — its product is MEKNRVLVSYHKTFVIILFVLLVSSCSLPRIIVLRDPLTPEEHINLGVAYERKGEYAAALEEYEAASKTMPVASFYMANIYFHKGEYGKAEKLYEKTIAHTQDPRACNNLAWLYYTTGKHMEKAAELARKAVSLSPGSDDFLDTLSRVTEKLNEAPTR
- a CDS encoding EF-hand domain-containing protein, with translation MRNICIIALISLWAFVAAVQGICEDNRQTITGKGDPDAVAGNKRRQERTAKSRDGGFAGMVMGVNQAGKTISVKGKSRTVTFDVSNSAIKGGWKPEDFKVGSYVIVSYTADGIAIRRTSKKDAKSEGARETSVRAGRGGQTRERVKAKGTSFQDMDENKDGKITPVELSVAIGGLTMKQFREYDKNVDGYLSESEYRAIPR
- a CDS encoding cold-shock protein; this translates as MAKGTVKWFNESKGFGFITNEEGGDVFVHYSAIQGNGFKSLSEGQSVSFDVVDGPKGPHAANVVKI
- the eno gene encoding phosphopyruvate hydratase, giving the protein MSAIYDLFAREVLDSRGNPTVEVEVVLESGYMGRAIVPSGASTGESEALELRDGDPARYKGKGVLNAVANVNDIIAPKILGLDAINQAYIDNLMMDLDGTENKSSLGANAILGVSMAVARAASEFMDLPLYQYIGGIMARELPVPMMNVINGGAHAQNSLDVQEFMIVPTGAENFSEAIRMGVEVFHTLKDVLKGKGYATGVGDEGGFAPQIGSTREALDMLLTAIQKAGFKAGKDIMLALDVAASELYKKGKYAIDGNTWTSDKLIDFYESLVSNYPIISIEDGLAQNDWKGWKKFTDKCSSKIQIVGDDIFVTNPGIFAKGIQKGIANSILIKLNQIGTVTETLTTIEMAKKAGYTCVISHRSGETEDTFIADLAVATNVGQIKTGSASRSERIAKYNQLMRIENELGNIAVFGGADVFYSIKK